Genomic window (Pelagicoccus sp. SDUM812003):
TGGCCGCGTTCCTGACCGGCTGCTCCAGCACCCAGCTTGTCATCTCCCCCGTCCACGAGATGGGCACAATGGGCTCGCAGAACCCGGAAGCGCTGACCGTCGAAAAGGACAGTCGCGTCACGGTGGAATTGCTCAGCCCTACCTTCTCCAAACGGATCGAAGAAGTTCCCAGTTTCTCCATCACCGTGGAAAACCTCTCCGACGAATCCGCCCTCCTGTCCACCGGCAGCGTGAAGATGACTTCCGGCGATCAAGTGGTCGAAGCCTACGATTCCGAAGAGTACATCCTGCGCGTTCACATGGGCATGCAGCGCAAGGCTCAGGAAAACAGCGGTCGGCAAACGGAAATGGCCATGCAAAACGACGCCACCACCAGCGATCCGGCCATGAGGGACAACAGCGCCGCCCTGGCGAAAATCTCCTCCTCGCAGATGGCTGACAAAGCCTCCGCCGGCCGCAGCGCGAAACTCAAGTTGTCCGAGGAGCTAAAGCAGCTGATCAGCATCCATCAGATCGACCCAGGGGAGACCTTGCAGGGCATCGTGAAATTTCATCCGGACAACATCGAAGCCGGGCGGCCGCTGCAGCTGAGCGTGGTTTTCAACGGACAAAGCTACGAATTCGAGTTCGACGTTTCGGAAAAGGAATAAATCCATCCAGCATTCCCCTTTTTTCAGAAAAGACCTAGGCGACACCTAGGCTTTTCTTTGCCCAAACCTCTACCGAGAGCCCGCTGCTGCCCCCGCCTTCACTAGCGAGCAAGCCTCACACCTCGACCACCAGATTGTCGTAAGAAAGCTCCACTCCTTCGGGCAAGGAAGCGTTCACCCGGTCATGGTCCACATCATGTCCCATGTGGATCAGAAAACTGCGCTTCGCCCCAATCCTGCGAGCCGCATCGACCGCCATGTCAATCGACATGTGCGACGGATGCTCATTCATCCTCAAACCATCCAAAACCACCAGATCCGCTCCACGAGCAAGTTCCTCCGCCTCCTCGCTAACCGATGCGCAATCCGTATAGTAGGCGATCTTGCTCCCCGACTTAAACTCCTCGAAAACCAGCCCCAAGGTGTCGAATGGACCATGATCCTGCGAAGTCGAACGCACCAAGCCAACGCCCCCCTCCAGCTCCAGCGTTTCCGGCATCGGACGAACCGAAAACGCCGGATAGCCCCGGACAGCGGGCCGTTCCCTCATCGCGTAGGGATAGATAGAACGCATGCGCTCCAGACCGTCGTCGTTCGTAAAAACCGGAATCGCCTCCCCCTTCCGCAAATCGCAGTAGCGCCGCATGTCATCGAAGCCCAGGATATGGTCGGCATGCCCGTGAGTCAGCAGCACCACATCGATCTTCGGGATCCTGTGCTCCAGCGCCCGTAGACGAAATTCCGGAGCCGCGTCGATCTGAATATTGAGGCCACCCATCTCCAAATGAGCATGCGTCCTGTATCTTCGATTCTTCGGATTGTCCGAGCGACAGACCGAGCAATCGCAACCGATCAATGGAATACCTTGCGAGGTGCCTGTACCAAGAAAGCGGAGCTTCATCTCCGCCAATCCCAATCCGCAGCAGCAGCGTGCCAAGCCAAAAGCACGCAAAAAAACAAGCCCGAAAAACAAGCCGTAAAACCGCATTTTAGGGCTTGATCTCAACAATCAGATAAGCACTCTACACCCCCTCAGCGGAGAGATGGCTGAGTGGTCTAAAGCAACGGTTTGCTAAATCGTCGTACGGGTAACACCGTACCGAGGGTTCGAATCCCTCTCTCTCCGCCACTTTTCCCATTCGCGTTCCTCCATAAGGAACGTTTTTTTGTGCCTTCGAGCCACAGGGAATTGCTCCGAGGCTGTGCCGACGCCACCAGTCGCAACGCGAGCCGGAACACCCTCGGAAGAGCTCTGAGATGCGAAGCGCTAGAACCAAGCTCCCAGCGAAGTGAGCCAATCTCTCTCCGCCACTTTTCAAACAACCACCAAAAACCATGACAGATGCGCGTACCCCAAAAGCGCGAAGTCATGTATCCCGAGTTTAGCTTAGCCCCTTGCCTTCGCGTATCGGCCACATCTCAGCACCGCGAAACCTATTCCACTACCGAGAACGGCTAACCGAAAAGCGTCCAATTGGAACGGTTCATGATGGGAGCGGCATCTGGGTCCCAAGACGCCGTGCCACAGCCAAGCGGCCTGGAACGCACGCGATACGAAATCGTTCCGGCATACCAAGCGGAGCAGTCTGTCTTGCCTTAAGCCCCGAACTCCCACGTCAGAGAGCCTTTCTTCCCGACAATTCGATAGCCGGAACAGATTCCGTAGAAAGAAACCTGCTCGAAAACAACCAGAGCAAAAAACCAGCCCTCAAAAAACGAAAGCGGCATTGACGCAAAACAACGTCCCGCGCGTCCGAAGCAACGTCCCGGGAAGTGCAAACTATGCCTCTTAGAAGTCTGCTTAAGCGCCTTCTCTATTCCGACACCTCAAAACTCCAGGAAACCACATATCCCCAAGCAACGCCCGACGCTTAACCCACGCATTATAAGAGACATGCGATCTAGAAACGCCCCGAAACACTCGCAGTTGTAGAAACACTCAACAACGCAAAAGATACGCAACAACACCCTTGCAAACAGCACCGTAAGATGCAGCATCTACCTAATCTGCAACCCCAGATCCATACCCCAATCAAAACAAAAAAATACGCGTTATACGACACCCCCACGCAATACCCGTCCTTCAAGACCTCTATATTAATACTGTTCGAAAAGTATGAAAAGGATCACACAACTTCTTCTAGCCATTTTTGCTTTCGGTGCATTGTCCAGAGCAGATGAGCTAGAAACTTACCTTCACAACGGTATCGAATATACGATTCGGGAGATGAACGAAGAGTTCATGCCTATAAAAAAGGCTTTTCCCAAAGTTTCGAACAAGCGAGAGGGACGAGTTCTGATGGGGTTGGTTGTTGATGAGAATGGAGCGGTTTCAGAGGTCTTTATCTTGGAAACTGATGCTC
Coding sequences:
- a CDS encoding MBL fold metallo-hydrolase; protein product: MKLRFLGTGTSQGIPLIGCDCSVCRSDNPKNRRYRTHAHLEMGGLNIQIDAAPEFRLRALEHRIPKIDVVLLTHGHADHILGFDDMRRYCDLRKGEAIPVFTNDDGLERMRSIYPYAMRERPAVRGYPAFSVRPMPETLELEGGVGLVRSTSQDHGPFDTLGLVFEEFKSGSKIAYYTDCASVSEEAEELARGADLVVLDGLRMNEHPSHMSIDMAVDAARRIGAKRSFLIHMGHDVDHDRVNASLPEGVELSYDNLVVEV
- a CDS encoding TonB family protein, which translates into the protein MKRITQLLLAIFAFGALSRADELETYLHNGIEYTIREMNEEFMPIKKAFPKVSNKREGRVLMGLVVDENGAVSEVFILETDAHKSLQKASVKAAKQFVFHSSDITGYTAPYIVRFHFKFQK